GCTGCAGAATGGGCGAGTTATAGAGGCGCAACCCGGCCGATGGGTTGTGCAGGTGCCATGGCAGAAATCCGCTTAACCGCTTCAGGCGCGGCATGCCTATCTTGAGGCAGGGGGCGAACAGCGGTGAAACTCGTGGGAGCGCGCCATGCGCGCGAAATGGCTGGCACGACCCGCGCACATCTATGAACAGCCAGTCGGCCCGCCCTACCCTACGACCGCCTACCGCTGCCAGACCCAAGGGTCCAGCGATCAGCATACGCCACGGCCACAAAAGCAAAAAGCCCAGGCGCTAGGCCTGGGCTTCTACTTTGCAGCGTTCGGCTTACTGGGCGCCTTGCGCCTTGATCAGTGCGGCCAGCTTCTCGTACTCGTCGGGCAGCAGATCGGTCAGCGGGGCGCGGACCGGGCCGGCATCGTAGCCGGAGATCTTGGCACCGGCCTTGACGATGCTCACCGCATAACCGGCCTTGCGGTTACGGATATCCAGGTACGGCAGGAAGAAGTCGTCGATGATCTTGCCAACGGTGGCGTGATCATCCTTGGCGATGGCGTGGTAGAAGTCCATTGCGGTTTTCGGGATGAAGTTGAACACCGCCGAGGAATAGACCGGCACGCCCAGGGCCTTGTAGGCAGCAGCGTAGACTTCAGCGGTCGGCAGGCCGCCGAGGTAGCTGAAGCGATCGCCCAGGCGACGACGGATCGACACCATCAGCTCGATATCACCCAGGCCGTCCTTGTAGCCGATCAGGTTCGGGCAACGCTCGGCCAGTTGCTCGAGCAGCGGCGCGGTCAGGCGGCAAACGTTGCGGTTGTAGACCACCACACCGATCTTCACCGATTTGCAGACCTGCTCGACGTGGGCGGCGACGCCCTCCTGGGAGGCCTCGGTCAGGTAATGCGGCAGCAGCAGCAGGCCCTTGGCGCCCAGGCGCTCGGCTTCCTGCGCGTACTGGATGGCCTGGCGGGTGGAGCCACCCACGCCAGCGAGAATCGGCACGCTGCCTGCGCAGGTGTCGACTGCAGTCTTGATGATCGAGCAATACTCGTCAGCCGCCAGGGAGAAGAATTCACCGGTACCGCCAGCGGCGAACAGCGCGGTGGCGCCGTAAGGGGCCAGCCACTCGAGGCGGCGCACGTAGCCTTCAGGATTGAATTCGCCTTGGGCATCGAAATCGGTCAGCGGGAAGGACAGCAGACCGGAGGAAAGGACGGATTTTAATTCTTGTGGGGTCATTCTTCGAATACCTGTAGCACATGTGGAAAAAGAGCAGCCGCTGGCTGTAGAGATACGTTATCGTACGACAATAACTAAAACCATACCCTTCTCGACCTTTTGCACGTTCCTGCCTAAAAAAGGCGCTATACACAACCGCGCGCTTCACCAATGACGGTGACTGCGCGGTCATCTTTAGCGCGCCGGGCACCTGCCAACAGAAGGGTGAAACCCTCAGTCAACGGGGCGTCTGGCATACCGGATGGATAGTCGAGGTTTTTTTTGGCGTCGCGTTGACAGCGCAATCGGAGGCTGTTGATAATCCTCTCACTCATACGACAACCGATAACAAGCTCTCCATAAAAACAAACCAGAGACCGCTTACGCCATGACTACCCCTTCCAATGCGCAACCGCCCTTCCATCGCCTGCTGCTCACTGGCGCGGCAGGCGGATTGGGCAAGGTGCTGCGCGAGCGCCTGCAGCCACTGACCGAGATTCTGCGTCTTTCCGACATCGCCGAAATGGCGCCGGCCGAAGGCCCGCACATCGAGGTGCAGATCTGCGATCTGGCCGACAAACAGGCCGTTCATCAGTTGGTCGAAGGCGTCGACGCCATCCTGCACTTTGGCGGGGTCTCGGTGGAGCGTCCGTTCGAGGAAATCCTCGGCCCGAACATCAGCGGCGTGTTCCATATCTATGAAGCGGCGCGTCGCCATGGCGTCAAACGCGTGATCTTTGCCAGCTCCAACCATGTCATCGGCTTCCACAAACAGACCGACACCATCGATGCCGACGCCCCGCGTCGCCCCGACGGTTACTACGGTCTGTCCAAGTCCTACGGCGAAGACATGGCCAGCTTCTACTTCGATCGCTACGGCATCGAGACGGTCAGCATCCGCATCGGCTCCTCGTTCACCGAACCGCTGAACCGCCGCATGATGAGCACCTGGCTGAGCTATGACGACCTGGTGCAACTGATCGAACGCGGCCTCACCACCCCGAACGTCGGCCATACCGTGGTCTACGGCGCCTCGGCGAACAAGACCGTCTGGTGGGACAACAGCAAGGCCGCCCACCTGGGCTTCCAGCCCAAGGACAGCTCGGAGGTCTTCCGCGACAAGGTCGAGGCCCAGCCGCCGGTGCCGGCAGACGACCCCAATGCGCTCTATCACGGCGGCGCCTTCACCGCCGCCGGCCCGTTCGGCGACAGCTGAAACCGCGCCCTTCCCCCCGATAACAATAACAAGAGGTCGGACATGCCCACGCAAGCCGAACTGATTCTCGATGCCCGCAACGCCGTGGGCGAAAGCCCGGTGTGGAGCCCGCGGGATCAGGCCCTGTACTGGGCCGACATCCCCAACAGGCGGCTGTATCGCTGGAACCTGGCGGATGCCAGCACGCAGAGCTGGGAAGCCGACGAAATGCTCGCCTGCATCGCCCAGCGCGCCGATGGCAGCTGGGTCGCCGGCATGCAGAGCGGCATCTTCCAGCTGACCGCGGGCAACGATGGCCGCCTGACCGGCGAGCGCCTGGTCGAGGTTGCCCACGCCCGGGAGCAGATGCGTTTCAACGACGGCCGTTGCGACCGCCAGGGCCGCTTCTGGGCCGGCAGCATGCTGATGGACATGGCCGCAGGTGCCAATGTCGGCGCGCTGTATCGCTATGACGGCGCCGGCCAGGCCAGCCTGCCTGTGCTGCTGGACGAGCTGATCGTGCCCAACGGCCTGGGCTTCAGCCCGGACGGCCGCGTCATGTACCTCTCCGACTCGCATCCCTCGGTCCAGGCCATCTGGGCCTTCGATTACGACATCGACAGCGGCACCCCGCACAACCGCCGCCTGTTCGTCGACATGAACGACTATCCCGGCCGCCCCGACGGCGCCGCGGTGGATGCCGACGGCTGCTACTGGATCTGTGGCAACGATGCCGGCCTGGTTCACCGCTTCACCCCGGCCGGGCGCCTCGATCGCTCGCTGGAGGTGCCGGTGAAAAAGCCGACCATGTGCGCCTTCGGCGGCCCCGATCTGGACACCCTGTTCGTCACCTCGATTCGCCCGGGCGGCAACCTGGACGATCAACCACTGGCCGGCGGTGTATTCGCGCTGCGACCGGGCATCGGTGGCCTTGCAGAAACCCCGTTCGGACACTGATACCAACCCTGGCCCCGGCGACTCGCGGACGCCAGACGCTACACACTGCTGCAAACCCACAACAACAAAACGGAGCTTCACATGAACTTCAAGCGCAAGTTGCTCATCGCCGCACTCCCGCTGGCATTCGGCTTGTCCAGCCTGGCACAGGCCGACGTCACCCTGAAGATCGCTGAAATCCACCCGGCCGGTTACCCGACCGTGGTGGCCATGGAAAACCTCGGCAAGAAACTCGATACCGCCACCAGCGGCGAGATCAAGTCGCGCATGTTCGCCGGTGGCGTACTGGGCTCCGAGAAGGAAGTGATCGAACAGACCCAGATCGGCGCCGTGCAGCTGACCCGCGTCAGCCTGGGCTCGGTCGGTTCGGTAGTGCCGGCCACCAACGTCTTCAATATGCCGTTCGTGTTCCGCGACATCGACCACATGCGCAAGGTGGTGGACGGTGAAATCGGTCAGGAAATCCTCGACGCCATCACCAACTCCGACTTCAACATGGTCGGTCTGGCGTGGATGGAAGCCGGCAGCCGCAGCCTCTACACCAAGAAGCCGGTGCGCAAGATCGAAGACCTCAAGGGCATGAAGATCCGCGTGATCGGCAACCCGCTGTTCATCGACACCCTCAACGCCATGGGCGGCAACGGCATCGCCATGGACACCGGTGAAATCTTCAGCGCCCTGCAGAGCGGCGTGATCGACGGTGCCGAGAACAACTCGCCGACCCTGCTCGAGCACAACCACTTCCGCGAAGCCAAGTACTACACCCAGACGCACCACCTGATCCTGCCCGAGCCGCTGCTGATGTCCAAGACCACCTGGGAAAAGCTGACCCCCGAGCAGCAGACCCTAGTCAAGAAACTGGCCAAGGAAGCCCAGCTGGAAGAGCGTGATCTGTGGGTCGCCAAGGAAAACGCCTCCAACGAGAAGCTCAAGGCCGAAGGCGTCGAATTCATCGAAATCGACACCAAGCCGTTCTACGACGCGACCGCTCCGGTACGTGAGAAGTACGGCGCCCAATACGCCGACCTGATCAAGCGCATCGAAGCCGTCAAGTAACCCCCTCGCGCAAGCGTACGGAGCCGGCGTTCTGCCGGCTCCACACCTTCCGGTGAAGTCACATGAAAAATCTGGTTCTAGGCGTCAATGACGCCATCTATCGTGCCTGCATCATCGTCACCAGCCTGGCGATCGTGATCATGGCCACGATCATCCCCTGGGGCGTCTTCAGCCGTTACGCGCTGGGGCAAGGATTGGGCTGGCCCGAGCCCATCTCCGTGATGCTGATGGTGGTGTTCACCTTTATCGGCGCGGCTGCCAGCTACCGTGCCGGGGCTCACATGGCCGTAACCTCACTGACCGATCGCCTGCCGACCGTCGCGCAGCCGCTGATCACTCTCTTCGTGCGCCTGGCCATGGGGGCCATTGCACTGTTCATGCTGATCTGGGGCTACAAGCTGTGTGTGGCCACCTGGAACCAGTTCCTCAGCACCCTGCCAAGCGTGCGCGTTGGCATCAGCTACATGCCGATTCCCGTGGGCGGCTTCATCACCCTGCTGTTCGTGATCGAGCAACTGCTCTACGGCGACCAGCATAAACGTCGCGTCGTCGATTTCGAAGCGGTCGAAGATTCCAAGGAGGCCGTGTAATGGACGCCGCCATTCTCGTGGGCAGCTTCATCGTCCTCATCCTGCTGCGCGTGCCTGTCGCCTATGCGCTCGGCATGTCCGCCCTGATCGGCGCCTGGTGGATCGACATTCCGCTGCACGCGATCATGATCCAGATCGCCGGTGGGGTGAACAAGTTCTCCCTGTTGGCCATTCCGTTCTTCGTGCTGGCCGGTGCGATCATGGCCGAAGGTGGCATGGCACGTCGTCTGGTGGCCTTCGCCGGCGTACTGGTCGGCTTCGTGCGCGGCGGCCTGTCGCTGGTCAACATCACCGCCTCGACCTTCTTTGGCGCGATCTCCGGATCCTCCCTGGCCGATACCGCCTCGGTGGGCTCGGTGCTGATCCCGGAAATGGAGAAGAAGGGCTACCCCCGTGAGTTCGCCACCGCCGTGACCGTTTCCGGCTCGGTGCAGGCGCTGCTCACCCCGCCCAGCCACAACTCGGTGATCTACTCCCTGGCCGCTGGCGGCACGGTGTCCATCGCCGCGCTGTTCATGGCCGGTATCGGCCCGGGCCTGCTGATGAGCGCCACCATGGCCGCGCTGTGCCTGTGGTTCGCCAAGAAACGCAACTACCCGAAAGGCGAAGTGATCCCGCTGCGCCAGGCCATCAAGATCTGCGTTGAAGCCCTGTGGGGCCTGATGACCATGATCATCATCCTCGGCGGCATCCTCTCCGGCGTATTCACCGCCACCGAGTCGGCGGCCGTGGCGGTGATCTGGGCGTTCTTCGTGACCATGTTCATCTACCGCGACTACAAGTGGCGTGAACTGCCGAAGATGCTGCACCGTACCGTGCGCACCTTGTCGATCGTGATGATCCTCATCGCCTTCGCCGCCTCCTTCGGCTACATCATGACCCTGATGCAGATTCCATCGAAGATCACCACGGCGTTCCTGGCAATCTCCGACAATCGCTACGTGATTCTGATGTGCGTCAACTTCATGCTGCTGGCCCTCGGCACGCTCATGGACATGGCGCCGCTGATCCTGATCCTGACCCCGATCCTGCTGCCGGTGGTGACCTCCTTCGGTGTCGACCCGGTACACTTTGGCATGATCATGCTGGTCAACCTGGGCATCGGCCTGATCACCCCGCCAGTAGGCGCGGTGCTGTTCGTCGGCGCGGCCATCGGCAAGGTGACCATCGAGAACACCGTCAAGGCACTGCTGCCCTTCTACGCGGCACTGTTCGCCGTGCTGATGCTGGTCACCTACGTGCCGGCTATCTCGCTGTGGCTGCCTAGCGTCGTACTCTGATACCGCTCCACCCGCGGCGGGTCATGTCCTGGACATGACCCGCCGTTTTTTTAGCGCAGCGAGAACGGTGATCAAACCGTCAGGCGCTCGAGGTTCAACACGATACGGAAATTGCTTATGACTGCCCCTGCCCTGTTTCCCCGCCACATCGCCGTCATGCTCCTGGCGTTGCTGGCCTGCTCCTTTGCCGGCAACCATATTGCCGCGCGTATCGCCTTCGACAACGAAACCGGCCTGCTGCTGGCCATCCTCTGCCGCTCCGGCGTGACCATGCTGGTGCTGCTCGGCATCGTGCTGTGGCAACGCCAGGCCCTGCAGATGCCGCCCGGTGCCTGGCGCTGGCAACTGCTGCTGGGTTTGCTGATCGCTACCCAGAGCATCTGCCTGTACTCGGCCGTGGCGCGCATTCCCGTGGCCCTGGCGCTGCTGATCGGCAACACCTTTCCGATCCTGCTCGCCTTGCTCACCTGGGCGCTGGGTGGCTCGGCACCGACGCGGCGTACGGTGATGCTGATGGGACTGATCCTGCTCGGCCTGGTCTTCGCTCTGGATCTGCCGGCACGCCTGGGCGCCAGCGAACAGGTCGGTCCCGAGTGGATCGTCGGCGTCAGCGCCTCGTTCCTGGCCGCCTGCGTGTTCGCCTGCGCGCTGTGGATCACCGATCACAAGCTCTCCAGTCTGCGCGGCTCGGTGCGCAGCATGCTGACCCTGATGATCGTGTTCAGCAGCATGGCCCTGGCCGGTAGTGCCGACCTGATCCCTGGCGGTATGAACCTGCCGGCCAACGCCACCGGCTGGACCGCCCTGGGCGCCCTGGTGCTGCTCTATGGCATCGCCTTCTGCATGCTGTTCGTGACCGTGCCGCGCCTGAACATGGCCAAGAACGCCCCGGTGATGAACATGGAGCCCATCGCCA
Above is a genomic segment from Pseudomonas argentinensis containing:
- a CDS encoding TRAP transporter small permease; translated protein: MKNLVLGVNDAIYRACIIVTSLAIVIMATIIPWGVFSRYALGQGLGWPEPISVMLMVVFTFIGAAASYRAGAHMAVTSLTDRLPTVAQPLITLFVRLAMGAIALFMLIWGYKLCVATWNQFLSTLPSVRVGISYMPIPVGGFITLLFVIEQLLYGDQHKRRVVDFEAVEDSKEAV
- a CDS encoding TRAP transporter substrate-binding protein, with translation MNFKRKLLIAALPLAFGLSSLAQADVTLKIAEIHPAGYPTVVAMENLGKKLDTATSGEIKSRMFAGGVLGSEKEVIEQTQIGAVQLTRVSLGSVGSVVPATNVFNMPFVFRDIDHMRKVVDGEIGQEILDAITNSDFNMVGLAWMEAGSRSLYTKKPVRKIEDLKGMKIRVIGNPLFIDTLNAMGGNGIAMDTGEIFSALQSGVIDGAENNSPTLLEHNHFREAKYYTQTHHLILPEPLLMSKTTWEKLTPEQQTLVKKLAKEAQLEERDLWVAKENASNEKLKAEGVEFIEIDTKPFYDATAPVREKYGAQYADLIKRIEAVK
- the kdgD gene encoding 5-dehydro-4-deoxyglucarate dehydratase, giving the protein MTPQELKSVLSSGLLSFPLTDFDAQGEFNPEGYVRRLEWLAPYGATALFAAGGTGEFFSLAADEYCSIIKTAVDTCAGSVPILAGVGGSTRQAIQYAQEAERLGAKGLLLLPHYLTEASQEGVAAHVEQVCKSVKIGVVVYNRNVCRLTAPLLEQLAERCPNLIGYKDGLGDIELMVSIRRRLGDRFSYLGGLPTAEVYAAAYKALGVPVYSSAVFNFIPKTAMDFYHAIAKDDHATVGKIIDDFFLPYLDIRNRKAGYAVSIVKAGAKISGYDAGPVRAPLTDLLPDEYEKLAALIKAQGAQ
- a CDS encoding NAD-dependent epimerase/dehydratase family protein, whose translation is MTTPSNAQPPFHRLLLTGAAGGLGKVLRERLQPLTEILRLSDIAEMAPAEGPHIEVQICDLADKQAVHQLVEGVDAILHFGGVSVERPFEEILGPNISGVFHIYEAARRHGVKRVIFASSNHVIGFHKQTDTIDADAPRRPDGYYGLSKSYGEDMASFYFDRYGIETVSIRIGSSFTEPLNRRMMSTWLSYDDLVQLIERGLTTPNVGHTVVYGASANKTVWWDNSKAAHLGFQPKDSSEVFRDKVEAQPPVPADDPNALYHGGAFTAAGPFGDS
- a CDS encoding TRAP transporter large permease is translated as MDAAILVGSFIVLILLRVPVAYALGMSALIGAWWIDIPLHAIMIQIAGGVNKFSLLAIPFFVLAGAIMAEGGMARRLVAFAGVLVGFVRGGLSLVNITASTFFGAISGSSLADTASVGSVLIPEMEKKGYPREFATAVTVSGSVQALLTPPSHNSVIYSLAAGGTVSIAALFMAGIGPGLLMSATMAALCLWFAKKRNYPKGEVIPLRQAIKICVEALWGLMTMIIILGGILSGVFTATESAAVAVIWAFFVTMFIYRDYKWRELPKMLHRTVRTLSIVMILIAFAASFGYIMTLMQIPSKITTAFLAISDNRYVILMCVNFMLLALGTLMDMAPLILILTPILLPVVTSFGVDPVHFGMIMLVNLGIGLITPPVGAVLFVGAAIGKVTIENTVKALLPFYAALFAVLMLVTYVPAISLWLPSVVL
- a CDS encoding SMP-30/gluconolactonase/LRE family protein, with amino-acid sequence MPTQAELILDARNAVGESPVWSPRDQALYWADIPNRRLYRWNLADASTQSWEADEMLACIAQRADGSWVAGMQSGIFQLTAGNDGRLTGERLVEVAHAREQMRFNDGRCDRQGRFWAGSMLMDMAAGANVGALYRYDGAGQASLPVLLDELIVPNGLGFSPDGRVMYLSDSHPSVQAIWAFDYDIDSGTPHNRRLFVDMNDYPGRPDGAAVDADGCYWICGNDAGLVHRFTPAGRLDRSLEVPVKKPTMCAFGGPDLDTLFVTSIRPGGNLDDQPLAGGVFALRPGIGGLAETPFGH
- a CDS encoding EamA family transporter, producing MTAPALFPRHIAVMLLALLACSFAGNHIAARIAFDNETGLLLAILCRSGVTMLVLLGIVLWQRQALQMPPGAWRWQLLLGLLIATQSICLYSAVARIPVALALLIGNTFPILLALLTWALGGSAPTRRTVMLMGLILLGLVFALDLPARLGASEQVGPEWIVGVSASFLAACVFACALWITDHKLSSLRGSVRSMLTLMIVFSSMALAGSADLIPGGMNLPANATGWTALGALVLLYGIAFCMLFVTVPRLNMAKNAPVMNMEPIATLLFGWLLLDQVLSGMQMIGGAIVLAGIVLLTYRKDT